The proteins below come from a single uncultured Carboxylicivirga sp. genomic window:
- a CDS encoding TolC family protein, which yields MKNYLLGWFVFLFALIAQQSQAQRLMTLKQSVDEALKLSPNIVTARYNLERNRELLNAQKASLKSNFSLDLSPFQYSNSRNYYQANQTWYHDENFTTSGAFNVSQPILLTDGVISLNNNFGWQTNKRDDPMANPFTGFTNSLNLRLDQPLFTYNTRKMQYKEIEFNYENSQLNYALQALNVEKQITQYFYQIYQAQMELITSREEYANRKKSYGIIKNKVEAGLTAKEEMLQAELDMMSSESTVQNNEVNLENIKDNFKQMLGMDFSEEIMVIAEVSVLPVDIDLQSATDFALENRMEIRQRQIDIEVGLFDVVRANASNEFKGNLSVQVGLFGNAEKLPNIYDNTNRNDNQDIQFTLAVPLWDWGEKKSRVKAAELAQKTNEYNLLDEKKNIVLTVRQIERNLKNYLKQIEIARKNEENAQLTYEINLEKYQNGDLTSMDLNLVQNQLTQAKNDKIDALINYKLELLNMKLQTLYDFENQRSIMPDVVKYETIQ from the coding sequence ATGAAGAATTATTTGCTTGGATGGTTTGTGTTTCTCTTTGCTCTGATTGCCCAGCAAAGTCAAGCTCAGCGACTGATGACTTTAAAACAATCAGTTGACGAAGCTTTAAAACTCAGTCCGAATATTGTAACGGCCCGCTACAATCTGGAGCGTAACCGCGAATTATTAAATGCTCAAAAAGCATCGCTTAAATCAAATTTTAGTTTGGATCTTTCACCCTTCCAGTATAGTAATAGCCGCAATTATTATCAGGCTAATCAAACCTGGTATCACGATGAGAACTTTACTACATCGGGTGCTTTCAATGTGAGTCAGCCTATATTGTTAACCGACGGGGTTATATCGCTTAATAACAACTTTGGCTGGCAAACCAATAAGCGCGATGATCCAATGGCCAATCCTTTTACAGGTTTTACAAATAGCTTAAATCTGCGTTTAGATCAACCTCTTTTTACCTACAATACACGCAAAATGCAGTACAAAGAGATTGAATTTAATTACGAAAATTCGCAGCTCAATTATGCTTTGCAAGCCTTAAATGTTGAGAAACAGATTACTCAATATTTTTATCAGATTTACCAGGCTCAAATGGAGCTAATTACCTCGCGTGAAGAATATGCTAATCGTAAAAAAAGTTATGGAATCATTAAAAATAAGGTAGAAGCAGGTTTAACTGCTAAAGAAGAAATGCTTCAGGCTGAGTTAGATATGATGTCGAGTGAATCAACTGTGCAGAATAATGAAGTAAATCTTGAGAACATTAAAGATAACTTTAAGCAGATGCTTGGTATGGATTTCTCAGAAGAAATTATGGTTATTGCTGAAGTTTCAGTGTTACCAGTAGATATCGATTTGCAATCAGCTACTGATTTTGCACTTGAGAATCGTATGGAAATTCGTCAACGTCAGATTGATATAGAAGTAGGTTTGTTTGATGTCGTAAGGGCCAATGCTTCCAATGAGTTTAAAGGAAATTTATCCGTTCAGGTTGGATTATTTGGAAATGCAGAGAAACTCCCAAATATTTACGACAATACCAATCGTAACGATAATCAGGATATTCAATTTACGCTGGCAGTGCCTTTGTGGGATTGGGGAGAAAAAAAATCGCGTGTGAAAGCAGCTGAATTAGCTCAAAAAACAAATGAGTATAATTTGCTTGATGAAAAGAAAAATATAGTGTTAACGGTTCGTCAGATTGAGCGTAATCTAAAAAATTATCTGAAGCAAATAGAAATTGCCAGAAAGAATGAAGAAAATGCTCAGTTAACTTACGAAATCAATCTGGAAAAATACCAAAACGGTGATTTAACCAGCATGGATCTTAATCTGGTACAAAACCAGTTGACACAAGCTAAAAATGATAAAATAGACGCTTTAATCAACTATAAATTAGAGCTGTTAAATATGAAACTACAGACGTTATACGATTTCGAAAATCAGCGAAGTATTATGCCTGATGTAGTTAAATACGAAACCATTCAATAA
- a CDS encoding ABC transporter ATP-binding protein has protein sequence MKIEIKDLSQIYKNDFRALNRVNLEIDPGMFGLLGPNGAGKSTLMRILVTLLKPTNGEVYVNDMPLSKHRREVRSFLGYLPQDFRFFAKLRTWEFLDYAASLAGIKSKKERLVAVDELLEQVGLFDVRNRFANKLSGGMKRRLGIAQALIGDPKIVIVDEPTTGLDPEERIRFRNILSNLSQKDVIIILSTHIVGDISSTCSQMALLNSGQVHFSGSPEQFIKQSEGHVFKTSVSFEQMKNISEQFPVITSIPDAAGYEVEFVADKLNGWNASAVQPNLEHAYVYFMEYLTKTQF, from the coding sequence TTGAAAATAGAAATCAAAGATCTGAGTCAGATATATAAAAATGATTTCAGAGCACTTAATCGGGTTAATCTAGAGATCGATCCGGGTATGTTTGGATTGCTGGGACCTAATGGAGCCGGCAAATCTACTTTAATGCGAATACTCGTTACGCTCTTGAAACCAACGAATGGTGAGGTTTATGTAAATGATATGCCTTTATCAAAACATCGACGCGAAGTTCGCTCGTTTTTAGGGTACCTACCTCAGGATTTTAGATTTTTTGCCAAACTTCGCACATGGGAATTTTTGGATTACGCAGCTTCGTTAGCTGGCATTAAAAGCAAGAAAGAACGTTTAGTTGCCGTAGATGAACTGTTGGAACAAGTAGGATTGTTTGATGTACGAAATCGATTTGCCAATAAATTATCAGGAGGTATGAAACGTCGATTGGGAATTGCACAGGCGTTAATCGGAGATCCTAAAATTGTGATTGTTGACGAACCTACTACGGGGCTAGATCCCGAAGAAAGAATACGATTCAGAAATATTCTATCCAATCTTAGTCAGAAAGATGTTATTATTATTTTATCCACTCATATTGTGGGAGATATATCTTCGACCTGTAGCCAAATGGCATTGTTAAACAGTGGACAGGTACATTTCTCAGGATCGCCAGAGCAGTTTATCAAACAAAGCGAAGGTCATGTTTTTAAAACCTCTGTTTCATTCGAACAGATGAAGAATATCAGCGAACAGTTTCCGGTAATTACTTCTATACCTGATGCAGCAGGTTACGAAGTTGAATTTGTTGCGGATAAGCTAAATGGTTGGAATGCAAGCGCTGTTCAACCAAATCTTGAGCATGCTTATGTATATTTTATGGAGTACCTTACCAAAACTCAATTCTAA
- a CDS encoding periplasmic heavy metal sensor, protein MKTKLFVGFIAIAMVAVSTTAQAQRRAGNKSQTCILQDLTQEQQDKVNELRVTFFQKTQAQHNELNELHAKKRTLETTEPLNKEALYDCLASINTIQTQLQKERIRHDQDVKANLTDDQIVLFDARRKGPNGSMAHGNKQMRNGKGQRQCVGCNGKEMNRGNGQRSKGQGMNKGNGQGQGRNACPRIGQGQGKGLAALNLNDEQKAFMESSRLELLKKEQGFKNQLNELNAQLKTQTTGKNIDLKKVDKIITEQGKIRLQLAQIKADHRIEVRSQLTDEQKMAFDTRGFQHKGRHGRL, encoded by the coding sequence ATGAAAACAAAACTTTTTGTGGGTTTTATAGCAATTGCTATGGTTGCCGTATCGACAACAGCCCAAGCGCAGCGTAGAGCAGGAAACAAATCTCAAACTTGTATTTTGCAAGATTTGACACAAGAACAGCAAGATAAAGTAAACGAATTGCGTGTTACTTTTTTTCAAAAAACACAGGCTCAGCATAACGAGTTAAATGAATTACATGCAAAAAAACGCACTTTGGAAACAACTGAGCCACTAAATAAAGAAGCCCTATACGATTGTTTAGCGTCAATTAATACTATTCAAACTCAACTGCAAAAAGAAAGAATCAGACATGATCAGGATGTAAAGGCAAATTTAACCGATGATCAGATTGTTTTGTTTGATGCTCGCAGAAAAGGGCCTAATGGCTCCATGGCTCATGGTAATAAGCAAATGAGGAATGGTAAAGGCCAGAGACAATGCGTTGGATGTAACGGCAAAGAGATGAATCGGGGTAATGGTCAGCGCAGTAAAGGACAGGGAATGAACAAAGGTAATGGCCAGGGGCAAGGTCGTAATGCATGTCCACGAATTGGGCAAGGACAGGGCAAAGGATTGGCAGCATTGAATTTAAACGACGAGCAGAAAGCATTTATGGAAAGTTCACGCCTTGAATTATTGAAAAAGGAGCAAGGATTTAAAAATCAGTTAAATGAATTGAATGCTCAACTCAAAACTCAAACCACAGGTAAGAATATTGATTTGAAAAAAGTAGATAAAATAATTACAGAACAAGGAAAAATACGCTTACAATTAGCACAAATTAAAGCCGACCATCGTATTGAAGTGCGCAGTCAATTAACCGATGAGCAAAAAATGGCATTTGATACCAGAGGTTTCCAACACAAAGGTAGACATGGTAGATTATAG
- a CDS encoding RNA polymerase sigma factor, giving the protein MIDDKLIIKQVKEGNRDAFRQLVTLHHQRVIYICMSFVNQLEDAEDIAQEVFVEVYKSISSYREEASLSTWLYRLSVNKSLDYLRQKKRKKRGYGVLSSMDNTELSNLSIVSSEDVDQDIELEERKKILLQAMEKLPERQKVALTLSKLDELSQKEVADVMGVSEGSVESLLVRAKKKLKEILMMQKEKIY; this is encoded by the coding sequence ATGATTGACGACAAACTAATAATAAAACAGGTAAAGGAAGGTAATAGAGATGCTTTTAGGCAGCTGGTTACCTTACATCATCAGAGGGTGATTTATATTTGTATGTCGTTTGTTAATCAATTAGAAGATGCGGAGGATATTGCTCAGGAAGTTTTTGTTGAAGTATATAAATCTATTTCGAGTTATCGAGAGGAAGCTAGTTTATCAACGTGGTTATATCGATTGTCGGTGAATAAATCATTGGATTATTTGAGGCAAAAAAAGCGAAAGAAGCGTGGATACGGAGTTTTATCATCAATGGACAATACCGAATTATCTAACTTATCAATAGTTTCAAGTGAAGATGTTGATCAGGATATAGAATTGGAAGAGCGGAAGAAAATTTTACTTCAGGCAATGGAAAAATTGCCTGAAAGACAAAAAGTAGCATTAACGTTATCAAAACTAGATGAATTATCGCAAAAAGAAGTAGCTGATGTGATGGGAGTTTCTGAAGGCTCTGTAGAATCTCTTTTGGTTAGAGCAAAAAAGAAGTTGAAAGAGATCTTAATGATGCAAAAAGAGAAAATTTACTAG
- a CDS encoding ATP-binding protein, which yields MAQKKTVQLISFFFLLLFQIQSLLGNEMKEIVVLSSYHIGFKWSSDINNSIINFFKHDESVRLYHEFMDSKRFNNDEYFEALRLTYQNKYANYKIDGVICSDNKAFDFFIQNGSSIWGDVPAVFCGVNDIEENAYLLDSTKHAVVLEKIDIKGTIDIITELQPDIKEIITISDQTLSGKIFTEQFIKAIQPYSNRISYQLLDATDPLLLKNKLQTINKHHSAIYLLSLYTNRNGIANEMIKESNYFFGDINVPVYSNWDFLINNCIVGGKILKASEQGLSAARLMDQFLHNKKTPLYTTPHQYNIFDYQQIKKFHFSIPDSISNYQLINKPRTFLSEFKHELFFILIILVTLIIVITILVSDMIKRKKIELDLVKSEKRLELAVDGAREGLWDIDYKTNESYFNDRFALLLGFDNTEEMNFNIGSANWMSYIHPEDKSFLEKSFDQHKSNHTNNFRCEVRLKTKQGKYFWFSILGKITEMSSNTPSRITGIIQNIDQQKNFEQELRYAKEKAEESDRLKSSFLANMSHEIRTPMNAILGFTDLILESNLREEEQHEYLSLVKKSGENLLTLINDIIDISKIESGQMKMNVQVTNLNSLLKDIQSVGKSLIKSLNKTIQFHIVNENIDTPFYIRTDRLRLYQIMLNLISNAIKFTDSGHIRISYYAIDKDTLEISVKDTGPGISNNDQKIIFERFRQIDESTIKKHGGTGLGLSITKSLTELMDGSIKVNAEVNKGTEFIIALPCLVLEPVLIDDHS from the coding sequence ATGGCTCAAAAGAAAACAGTACAACTAATTTCTTTTTTCTTCTTACTGCTATTTCAAATTCAATCATTACTAGGTAATGAAATGAAAGAAATTGTAGTATTAAGCTCGTATCACATTGGTTTTAAATGGTCTTCAGATATAAATAATTCTATCATTAATTTTTTTAAACATGATGAATCAGTTCGACTATACCATGAGTTTATGGATAGTAAACGATTTAACAACGATGAATACTTTGAAGCTCTTCGATTAACCTATCAAAATAAATACGCAAATTACAAAATAGATGGAGTCATATGTTCTGATAATAAAGCATTTGATTTTTTCATTCAAAATGGGTCCTCTATATGGGGCGATGTTCCTGCTGTATTTTGTGGGGTTAACGACATTGAAGAAAATGCTTATCTGTTGGATTCGACCAAACATGCTGTTGTACTAGAAAAGATAGATATAAAAGGTACTATTGACATTATTACTGAATTACAACCTGATATTAAAGAAATTATTACTATTTCGGACCAAACGTTATCTGGTAAAATTTTTACAGAACAATTTATAAAAGCAATACAACCCTATTCGAATCGAATTTCCTATCAATTATTGGATGCTACAGACCCTTTACTATTAAAAAACAAACTCCAAACAATTAATAAACACCATAGTGCAATCTATTTACTAAGCTTATATACAAATAGAAATGGCATTGCAAATGAAATGATTAAAGAAAGTAATTATTTCTTTGGAGATATTAATGTTCCTGTATACAGCAACTGGGATTTCCTAATTAATAACTGCATTGTTGGCGGCAAGATACTTAAAGCTTCCGAACAAGGCTTAAGTGCTGCCAGATTAATGGATCAATTCCTACATAACAAAAAAACACCACTCTATACCACTCCTCATCAATACAACATATTTGATTATCAACAAATTAAAAAATTTCATTTTAGTATACCAGATTCAATCAGTAATTACCAATTAATCAATAAACCGCGTACTTTTCTTTCGGAGTTTAAACACGAATTATTTTTTATTCTTATCATTCTTGTAACTCTTATAATTGTAATTACAATACTTGTTTCTGACATGATTAAGAGAAAGAAAATCGAATTGGATTTGGTTAAAAGTGAAAAAAGACTTGAATTAGCTGTTGATGGTGCGAGAGAGGGTTTATGGGATATAGATTACAAAACAAACGAAAGTTATTTCAACGATCGTTTTGCACTTCTTCTTGGTTTTGATAACACAGAAGAAATGAATTTCAATATTGGATCTGCCAATTGGATGAGCTACATTCATCCTGAAGACAAATCTTTTCTGGAAAAATCTTTTGATCAACACAAATCAAATCATACCAATAATTTCAGATGTGAGGTAAGACTAAAAACCAAACAAGGAAAATATTTTTGGTTTTCGATACTGGGAAAAATCACAGAGATGTCTAGTAATACCCCAAGTAGGATTACTGGTATCATTCAAAACATCGATCAACAAAAAAACTTCGAACAAGAATTGCGTTATGCTAAAGAAAAAGCTGAAGAAAGTGATCGTTTAAAATCATCATTTTTGGCAAATATGTCGCATGAAATTCGCACACCAATGAATGCCATCTTAGGTTTCACCGATTTAATTCTCGAAAGCAATTTGCGTGAGGAAGAACAACATGAGTATTTATCATTAGTCAAAAAAAGTGGTGAAAATTTATTAACTCTCATTAACGACATTATTGATATTAGTAAAATAGAATCAGGTCAGATGAAAATGAATGTCCAGGTTACTAACTTAAATTCTTTACTTAAGGATATTCAATCTGTTGGGAAATCTTTAATTAAGTCGCTTAATAAAACAATCCAATTTCATATAGTAAATGAAAATATTGACACACCATTCTATATTAGAACCGATCGCTTGAGACTGTATCAAATAATGCTCAATTTAATTTCGAATGCTATTAAATTTACAGATAGTGGACACATACGCATAAGCTATTACGCAATAGACAAAGATACTTTAGAAATATCAGTTAAAGATACTGGACCAGGAATTTCGAATAATGATCAGAAAATAATCTTTGAGCGTTTCAGGCAGATTGACGAATCAACAATAAAAAAACATGGTGGCACTGGTTTAGGACTATCTATCACAAAAAGCCTTACTGAACTTATGGATGGCAGTATAAAAGTTAATGCAGAAGTCAACAAAGGAACCGAATTTATTATTGCTCTACCTTGTTTGGTTTTGGAACCTGTACTTATTGATGATCATTCTTAA
- a CDS encoding 16S rRNA (uracil(1498)-N(3))-methyltransferase, giving the protein MELFFDPEFNGEGVLCESESKHCINVLRHKTGDIITIANGKGQYFKGEITDAHPKRCNIAAIETINHGLPEYGIHLAVAPTKSIDRFEWLIEKAVELGVQEITPLLCSHSERKKLRIDRIERIAISAMKQSLKAYMPIVNELTPFDSFLQKVNPSETYLAHCYDEEKDLLKNAYQNNTNAVLCIGPEGDFSMEEINLAKQAGFKMVSLGTSRLRTETAGMAACHTIHLLNQ; this is encoded by the coding sequence ATGGAACTTTTTTTCGATCCTGAATTCAATGGCGAAGGTGTACTTTGCGAATCAGAAAGTAAACATTGCATTAATGTTTTACGTCATAAAACAGGCGATATTATTACAATTGCCAATGGTAAAGGACAGTATTTTAAAGGAGAAATTACCGATGCACATCCAAAACGATGCAATATAGCAGCAATAGAAACCATTAATCATGGCCTACCTGAATATGGAATTCATTTGGCCGTTGCCCCAACAAAAAGCATCGATCGATTTGAATGGTTAATTGAAAAAGCGGTTGAATTAGGAGTCCAAGAAATTACCCCTCTTCTTTGTAGTCACTCCGAACGTAAAAAGCTAAGGATAGACCGAATTGAACGCATAGCTATATCGGCAATGAAACAATCATTAAAAGCCTACATGCCTATTGTTAATGAATTAACCCCATTCGATTCATTTCTTCAAAAAGTTAATCCATCAGAAACTTATTTGGCACATTGCTACGATGAAGAAAAAGACCTTTTAAAAAATGCTTATCAAAACAATACAAACGCCGTTTTATGCATTGGACCTGAAGGTGATTTTTCGATGGAAGAAATTAATTTAGCCAAACAAGCAGGATTTAAAATGGTTTCGTTAGGCACCAGCCGCTTACGTACAGAAACAGCAGGCATGGCAGCCTGTCATACCATTCACCTTTTAAATCAGTAA
- a CDS encoding Rrf2 family transcriptional regulator has product MSKIITLSEAASIALHSMVLIARSEKKLNVNQIAEAIESSKHHVAKVMQRLAKEDFVSSNRGPSGGFVIKCDPEQLSLLEIYEAIEGKISIQTCPGDKRTCVIGACMLGDLSKNMTREFKAYMESHYLSEYI; this is encoded by the coding sequence ATGTCGAAAATCATAACATTATCAGAAGCGGCCTCAATAGCCCTTCATTCAATGGTTTTAATTGCCAGAAGTGAAAAGAAATTAAATGTTAATCAAATTGCCGAAGCCATTGAAAGTTCTAAACATCATGTTGCTAAAGTAATGCAGCGATTGGCTAAAGAAGATTTTGTAAGTTCAAACAGGGGACCTAGTGGAGGCTTTGTTATTAAATGCGACCCTGAACAATTATCGTTGCTGGAAATATATGAGGCTATTGAAGGAAAAATATCCATACAAACATGTCCGGGCGATAAGCGTACTTGTGTTATTGGAGCTTGTATGTTAGGTGATTTATCAAAAAATATGACGCGTGAATTTAAGGCTTATATGGAAAGCCATTACTTAAGCGAATATATTTAA